The Deltaproteobacteria bacterium sequence AGCGCGAGGGCGCGGACGCCTGGTTCCGCCGCCCGGTCGCGGAGCTGGTGCCGCCGGGCATGCGATGCCCCCGGTGCGGGGCCGCGGCGTTCCGTCCCGAGACCGACATCCTCGACGTGTGGTTCGACTCGGGGGTGAGCTGGAAGGCCGTGGTCGAGCGCCGGCCGGAGCTGGGCGGCCGCGCCGACCTCTACCTCGAGGGCAGCGACCAGCACCGCGGCTGGTTCCACAGCGCGCTGCTCACCGGCGTCGCGGTCGAGCGCCGCGCGCCCTACGACATCGTCATCACGCACGGCTTCTTCGTCGACGGCAGCGGCCGCAAGATGTCCAAGTCGCTCGGTAACGCGATCGCGCCCGAGGAGATCCTCAAGCGCCACGGCGCCGAGCTCCTGCGCCTCTGGGTCGCGGCCACCGACTACCGCGAGGAGATGCGCATCTCGGAGGAGATACTGGAGGGCTTCGTCGAGGCCTACCGCCGCGTGCGCAATACGGCGCGCTTCCTCCTGGGGAACCTCTACGACTTCGACCCGGCACGCGACGCCGTCGCCGTCGAGCGCCTGCCCGAGCTGGAGCGCTGGGCGCTTCACCAGACGCACGCGCTCGCCGCGCGCTGCCTGGCGGGGTACGAGGACTTCGAGTTCCACCTGGTCTTCCACGCCCTCAACAACTTCTGCAGCGTCGACCTGAGCGCCTTCTACCTCGACGTGCGCAAGGACCGGCTCTACTGCGAGCGCGCCGGCGGACCCGAGCGGCGGGCGACGCAGACCGTGCTGCACGCGATCCTCGACGTGCTCGTGCGCCTGATGGCGCCCGTGCTGTCCTTCACGGCCGAGGACGTGTGGCGCTTCATGCCCGGCGCCGGCCGCCCGGAGAGCGTCTTTCTCGCCGGGCTCGGGCCGCCGCCGGCCGAGTGGCGGGCGCCCGACGTCGCGGCGCGCTTCGAGCAGCTCCTCGCGGTGCGCGGCGCGGTCACCAAGGCGATCGAGGAGGCGCGTCAGGCGGGGCTCGTCCGGCAGTCGTCCGAGGCGCGCCTGGCGCTGGGCGCGCCGTCGGCCGACGGCCTCGGCCGGCTGCTCGCGGAGTGCGCGGCCGACCTGCCGTCGCTCTTCCTGGTCGCCGACGTGGCGCTCGGCGGGGCCGACGGCGCGCCCGAGAGCCCGCTCGTGCCCGGGCTGCGCGTGGGCGTCGAGCGCGCGCCGGGCGAGAAGTGTCCGCGCTGCTGGAACATCCGGGCCCTCGGCCAGGACCCGCGGCATCCCGACCTCTGCGAGCGCTGTGCCGGCGTGGTCGCGTGAGCCCGCTCGCCGACCTCCGGCTCCGGCTCGCGGCGCTGGCGGCCGCGGCCGTGCTGGTCGCCGATCAGGCGAGCAAGCTCGTCGTCGAGCGCGCCATGGTGCTGCACGAGACGATCGACCTGCTGCCCTTCCTCGCGCTCACCTACGTGCGCAACACGGGCGCGGCCTTCGGAGTGCTCGCGGCGGCGCCACGCGGGATCCGCCTGCCGCTCTTCTTCGTGGTGACGATCGCGGCGGTGGGCGCGCTCGTCTCGCTCGTGCGCCGGACGCCGGCGGACCAGCGCGGGCTCGTGGCCGCGTTCGGCGCCGTGCTGGGGGGTGCCCTCGGGAACCTCGTCTGCCGGCTGCGCTACGGCGAGGTGATCGACTTCCTCGACCTCCACTGGGGCGCGCTTCACTGGCCCGCCTTCAACGTCGCGGATTCTGCGATCACGGTCGGAGTGGCCGTGGTGCTGCTGCACGGCCGGCGCCGGCGCTGAGCCGGCACCCAGCGCCGGCCCCGGCGCGCGCCCGCCCCTGGTCGACGATCACGGCGTCATTGCGTCTCGCGCGAACGGGCACCCGAGACCCGCTCCGCCTCCGCGAGCCGCACCAGCACGCGCTCGGCGATCTCGCGGAACGCCCGGCTCTGCGGGTGCGACGGGTCGGCGGCGACGATCGGCAGCCCCGCGTCGCCCGCCTCACGGATGGCGCGCACGAGCGGCACCTCGCCGAGCAGCGGGATGCCTGCCTCGCGCGCCATCGCGGCGCCGCCGCCGTGGCCGAAGAGATCGGTGCGCTCGCCGCAGCCGGGGCAGAGGTGGAAGCTCATGTTCTCGATCAGGCCGAGGACCGGCGCATTCACCTGGCGGAACATCTGGATGCCGCGCCGGACGTCGGCGAGCGCCACGTCCTGCGGCGTGGTCACGATGAGCCCGCCCGTGATGGGGACCTGCTGCGTGAGCGTGAGCTGCACGTCGCCGGTGCCGGGCGGCAGATCGAGCACCAGGATGTCCAGCTCGCCCCATTCGACGTTGCGCAGGAACTCGGTGATGAGCTTCGTGATCATCGGCCCGCGCCAGATGACCGGAGTTGCCTCACCGACGAACATCCCCATCGAGATGACGCGGAGCCCGTGTGTCTCCACCGGGATGATCCGCCGGTCCTCGCCGGTGCGCGCCTTCTCGTCGATGCCGAGCATGAGGGGCACGCTCGGCCCGTACACGTCCGCGTCCATGAGGCCGATCGCCGGACGCAGCGTGGCGAGCGCGAGGGCCAGATTGGTGGCGACGGTCGACTTGCCGACCCCGCCCTTGCCGCTGGTCACGGCGAGGACCCGCCGCACGCCCGGGATCGGCTGCGGGCCGCGCGCGCGGGGGGGCGCGGGTGGTGGCGCCTGCACGATCTCGACCCGGCCGGTGACGTCCGGCATGGCCTCGACCGCGGCGCGGACCGCGGCGGCGATCCGCTCGAGCACGTCCTGCTGCGCGGTGGTGGGCGCGAGATGGATCGTGACCCCCGCGGACGAGACCTCGATGTCCTTCACCATCCCGAAGGACACGATGTCGCGGCTGAAGCCGGGGTAGGGGACCCGCTTGAGCACTTCCAGGATTGTCTGCGGGGTGGGCACCTGCCGCGCTTAGCAACGCCCCCCCGCAGCCGCAAGGGGGCGTCATGGGTTGGTCGCACAGCGGGCGGACAGGCATTTCGGTGACGCTCGTTCGGCCGGGAACGGCACAGAGAATCGACGGACCGCTGTGGCACCTGGGTTGCTTCCGTCCTTAGAATCATGAGCGCGAGCCCCGAACGGAAGAGCAGCCCGCCGCGAGACGCGGGGCGCATTATCCGCGCCTGGCGCCGGCGCATCGGGCTCACCCAGGAGGGGCTCGCGCAGGCCCTCAGCGTCACCTTCTCCACCGTGAGCCGGTGGGAGAACGGGCACGTGAAGCCGAGCAAGCTCGCCTGGAAGGCGCTCGAGGAGCTCGCGAGCGAGCGCGGCAGCCCGCTCGTGGATGACCCCACCGACGGGCGCTGAGGTAGTGGCTCAGTGGGTTAAGCTGACCCACTACCGGCGCTGAGCACCGGTTCGATCGGCCGGCCGCCTGTGGTAGAGGCGAAGCATGCGGCGGCGCGGTCGAGGAGCCGGCGACGAGCGCGCGCGCGAGCAGGGCCGGAGGGCGCTGAACGCCCCGTTCGTGGACTTGGGGAAGCGGCTCCGTGCACTGCCCCGGCCGGCACCGCCGCCCGCTCCTCGCGCCGAGGAGCCGGACCTCTTCGCGCACGCGATGGAGGGCGTGGTGCCGCTGCCGCGCGGGCGCGCTGCGCGCGTCGAGGGTCCGGCGCCGGCCGGGGCGGCGCGCCCGCTGGTCAGCGAGGAGGCGGAAGCGCTCGCCGCGCTCTCCGACCTGACCCGGGGGGCGACCCGCTTCGACATCACCGACACACGCGAGTACGTCGAGGGCGCGATCGTGGGGCTCGACCCGCGCGTGCTGCGCCGACTCCGCCGCGGTGACTTCGCCTGGCAGGAGTACCTCGACCTGCACGGCATGACGTCCGAGACCGCGCGCCTCGCGGTGGAGCGGTTCCTTGCAGAATCGGTCGCGCGGGGGCAGCGCTGCGTCCTCATCGTGCACGGCCGCGGCCACAACTCGAAGGACCAGACGCCGGTGCTGAAGGAGCGGCTCAAGTCGTGGCTCGCCCGGGGGCGTGCGGCGCGCATCGTGCTCGGCTTCACGACCGCCCGCCCGTGCGATGGCGGTGCGGGTGCGCTCTACGTCCTCCTGCGCCGCGATCACCGGCGCCGTCCGATCCGGGTGACCGAGGGAGCGAAGGTCTAGAGGTGCCGGCCGCGGCCGACGCGCTCGGAGTGGTGCGTCTCGGCGCGGCGGCCATGTTCCCGGGCGCGCTCGCGCGTGCCCTCGGCGGCGAGGGGCGGTGGATGCCCGCGGTCTTGTTCGCGGTGGCGGCCGTGAGCGATTTCTGCGACGGGGTGCTCGCGCGCCGCGGGCCTGGCCCCACGCGGCACGGGGCGGTGCTGGACAACCTCGCGGACGTCGCGTTCGTGCTGGCGGGCACGGTCGCCGGCGCGACCCGCGGACTCGTGCCCTGGGCCGTGCCGGTCGCGATCGCCGTCGCCTTCGCTGCCTACGCCGCGGCCTCGGTGCGCGGGCGGCAGGCCGCGCGCAGCGCCCCCGGGCACGCGGCCGGGGTGCTCAACTATGCGCTCGTCGGGCTGCTCGCCGGTGCGGCCGTCCTACCGGGCCGGGCCTGGGCGCCGCTTCTCGGCGCCGGCGGCTGGATCGTCGTCGGCGTGAACCTGGCGGCGGTGCTGTCGCGCTTGCGGCTCGGGCCGCAGGGCGCTCCGAGCTGAGCGTCCCGTAGCCGGCGAGCGTCGCAGTCTCCTCAGGCTAGCTCGCGCGCGGCGCGGCGGAGGAAGACGAGGCCGATCAGCGCGTTCACCAGGACGAACGTGAAGTGCGCCGCGATGCTGTAGCCGAGCAGGCTGGCCTCGGGCGCCGCGCCGCGGAAGAAGTACTGCCACGCCCACTGGCTCGGCCCCAGGTGCGCGGCGGCGATGGGCAGGGCCGCGAAAAAGAAGACGAGGGGGAGGAAGGTGAGGAGCGTCAAGAAGGGCACGTGCATGCCGAAGAGCGGGAGCGCGAGCCAGTGCACCGTGACGGCGGCGAGCAGGTTCGGCGTCTTGTAGAGCAGGAGCTGGAGGTAGTGCCGGGGGCGGGCCCGCCGGAAGGCGGTGAGCAGCGGCGCTCTCCCGAGCCAGCCTCTGCGCGGGCGCGAGAAGTACCAGAGGTGGAGGAGCAGGTAGCCGGCCAGCGCGGCGTACACGGGGAGGCGGGCGACGCCGCCGAGCTCGCCTCCCGCCGCCGCGCCGACGAAGGAGTAGAGCCCGAGCTGGTAGATCTCGACGAAGGATAGGAAGACGATCGTGCCGGTGATCTCCCACAACGGGAGCCCGTGGCGGCGATGCAGGTAGAGCGCGACCCCTCCCTGGCCGAGCTGCGTGTTCACCAGCGAGAGGATGTAGGTGCTGGCGCGCACGGGCAGGATGTCGCGGTAGGGGACGTGCACGTTGAACCAGGAGACCGCCTGCTGCACGACGAAGCTGTCGACGAGGAAGTAGAAGAGGCAGTAGGGGCCCATGAGGAGGAGGTAGCGGCCCCACGCGGCCCTGGCGAGCGTGGCGGCCACGCTCCCGGCCGGGATGCGCCAGAAGAGGAACGCGAAGATCGCGAGCGTGACCGCCCAGGGGACGGCTCGCCGGAGCGCGCTCAGGCCGACGGTTCCTCGTTCTCGAACTGGAGGATGCCGAGTTCCGCGAAGCGCTCGCGCACGTAGGGCGAGAGGAGGCCCAAGCGCTTCACGTTGGGCACGATCTTCGAGAACAGCATCTTGCGGAACTCCTGCATCTGCCGCGAGTGGAGGACGATCTCCCGTACCTCCTCCACCGGCCAGCCCATCACCTCCCACACGTCCTCCATGAGCAGCCGGTCACGCATGAGCCGGCAGCCCTCGTAGAGGAACTCCTCGCGCTCGCGCCGCTCGGCCGACGTGAGGCTCCCGAAGTGGTCGTTCAGGGAGAGGACGCCGAAGGCCACGTGCCGCGACTCGTCCCGCATGACATAGTGCGTGAGCTCGGTCAGCAGGGGCTCCAGGCAGAGCTTGTGCATGTAGCCGAAGGCGGCCATGGCGAGCCCCTCGACCATGATCTGCATGCCGAGGTACTTCATGTCCCAGCGCGAGTCGGTGAGGATCTGGTCGAGCAGCGCCTTCAGGTGCCGGTTGATCGGGTAGGCGCCGGAGAGCTTCTCGCGCAGATAGCGCGAGTACACCTCGACGTGGCGCGCCTCGTCCATCACCTGGCTCGCGGCGTAGAACTTGGACTCGATCCACGGTGTCGCGGTCGTGATCTGCGCGGTGGCGAGCAGCGCTCCCTGCTCGCCGTGCATGAACTGCGAGAGGGTCCAGGAGAGCGCCTCGCGCCGGAGCTTGCGGATCTCGGCGGGCGTCAGCTTCGCCCAGATGTGCGTGTCGTAGACGGGGATCTGGAAGTCGGGGACGATCTCCGCCTCGGGATCGACGCTCGTCGACCAGGGGAGCTGGTCGGTCGCGTTCCACTGGTCGCGCTTTGCCTTCTCGTAGAGGTTGCGGAGCTCCTGGCGGACGGTCTCGTAGCTCCACGTGTAGCAGAGGTCGAAGCTGGTCGGCAGGCGCTCGAGGGTGTCGTCGAGCTCCGGCATCGGGCGGACGGCGGCTTCAGCCATGGCGGGTTCCTTTCACTGCGGCGCCGGGCGTGATCCCGTGCAGCGCCAGCGTGGTCGTGGTTTCGATCAGCGTCTCGATCGGGACGGACTCGTGCTCGGTCCACCAGGAGATCACCTGGGTCGCCATGCCTACCACCGCCTGCGCCACCAGGGCGGGCGGGAGCGGAGCGAAGGCGCCGCTCGCGATCCCTTCGCGGACCTCCTTCTCGATGTCGGCGATGAAGAGGGCCTGGGCGCGGCGGATGAGATCGTTGTAGGCCGCGGCGTGCCCGAAGACGATCTTGAACACCTCGCGGTTGTCGCGCGCGAAGCGGAAGAAGGCACGGTTGGCGGCCACGATCTTCCCGAGCGGCTCCCGGGCCTTCTCGCGCGCGGCGTCGACCGTCCCCTTGAGCCGGCGCACGGTCTCCTCGACGACGGCGTCGAAGAGGGTCTCCTTGTCGGGGAAGTGCAGGTAGAAGGTGCCGACGCCGACGTCGGCCGCGGCCGCGATGTCGGTGATCTTGGTCTGGTGCAGGCCCTTCTCGGCCAGCACCCGGGTGGCGGCCGCGAGCAGCTCCTGGCGCGTGCGCTCGCGCCGGCGCTCGAAGCGGTTGGTGCCGGCGAACGCCACGGTTGACGCCCTCTTCATAACTGAACAAGTATTCAGTTACCCCAACGCGTGCCCGGATGTCAAGAGCCCTCGAGCTCGTGGCGCGTGGGCGGCCCTGCCGATCCCGCCGCCCCTAATGCGCCGGGGCAAGAGAGACGACGGTGCCTGTGGCGGCCGACTCGAGGCACGCCTCCGCAATCGCGACCGCGCGCGCGCCGTCCTCGAGGGCGACCGGCGCTGGCTCACCTTGGAGGACGAGCCGCACGAAGGCCCGCAGCACCTCGCGCACGGTCGGCACCGGCTCGGGAAGCGGGATCGGGGTGCGCTCGAGGGCACGGACGCCGTAGGCGAAGCCGAGGGCGTGATCGCCCACCAGCTGGCCGTCGGCCGCCGCCGCGTCGATCAGGCCCGACCGCCCCGCGGTCGAGCGCGAGCCGTTCACCGCCACGAGCGCATCGCTCGCCTCGAGCTCGAGCACGGCCACGAAGTTGTCCTCGGTCCTGGAGGTATCCACCCGTGCCACCCGGCACCAGACGCGGGCCACCTCCCGTCCCGTGAGCCAGCGCACCAGGTCGAAGCTGTGGACGCCCGTGTGCAGGATGATGCCGCCGCCGCCCGCGCTCGGGTCGTCGAGCCAGCCGAGCTGCGACGGCTCGAAGCGCTGGTTGATGAAGAGGGCGCGCAGCGGGCCGAGGGCGGGCAGGCGGTCCCGGATGGCGCGCGCCACCGCGTTCCAGCGCAGTGTCTGCGCCATCAGGACGGGCAGGCCCGCGGCGCCGAGGAGACGCACGATCTCGCGCGCCGCCGTGGCCGTCGGTGCGAGCGGCTTCTCGATGAGGAGCGGCTTGCGCGCCACGGCGACGGCCGCGGCGACCGCGGGATAGAGCGTCGGGGGGACGACGGCGATCACCGCCTCGACGGCGGGATCGGCGACGAGCGCCGCCCACTCGTCGTGGAAGCGGCAGCCGAGGGCGCGCGCCTGCTCGCGGCCCCTGGCCGCGTCCCGCCGGCAGAGCGCGGCGAGAGCGAGCTCCGGCACGTCGGCGCGGATGTGATGCAGGTAGCGCTGCCCGTGCTTGCCGGCACCGATCAGGCCGACGGCGAGCCGCCGCATGATCTCGCGGGAGCGGCTCAGCCCGCGAGCGAGGCGGCGATGCGCGGGAGCCGGCTCCGCTCCCGGCGGTCGCCGAGCCCGGCGGCGCCACAGCGCTCGAGGTACTCCCCGAGCGCGCCCGCGAACCAGCGCCGCGCGAAGGCCGCGCCGCGCGCGAGGGCGGCGGGCGCGCGCGAGCCGGCCGCGAGCAGGACGAGGGGCTCCAGGAACTCGGGGGTCCCGGCGATGCCGAGCACGGTGTGCTCGCTGCGATCGAGGTAGTCGGCGAGGGCGACCGCCTTCCCGGGCTGGTGCCCGAGGTGGTAGCGCATGTGCGCGACGCCGTAGGCGACCGAGCGGGCCACGTCCTGCATCGAGAGGGTGGCGAGGAGGCGGTCGGCGCGCGCCTGGGAGACCGCCGCGAGCGCGCGGTACATGGCGAGGACGAAGCTGCCGAGGAGCAGGTTCGTCGCCAGCGACGCCTCCGGGTAGGTCTCCGCGGAGAGCAGCTCCTTGAGCGCCTGCTCCGCCGACACGCTGGCGCGCCCGAGGCCCTGGCCGCTCACCAGCGCCCGCTTCCGGCACGCCTCCACGTGGCGCGCCTCGTCGATCATCTGGGCGCAAAGGAAGCTCTTCAGCTCGAGGAACTCCTGGTTGATCGAGAACA is a genomic window containing:
- a CDS encoding ferritin-like domain-containing protein, coding for MAEAAVRPMPELDDTLERLPTSFDLCYTWSYETVRQELRNLYEKAKRDQWNATDQLPWSTSVDPEAEIVPDFQIPVYDTHIWAKLTPAEIRKLRREALSWTLSQFMHGEQGALLATAQITTATPWIESKFYAASQVMDEARHVEVYSRYLREKLSGAYPINRHLKALLDQILTDSRWDMKYLGMQIMVEGLAMAAFGYMHKLCLEPLLTELTHYVMRDESRHVAFGVLSLNDHFGSLTSAERREREEFLYEGCRLMRDRLLMEDVWEVMGWPVEEVREIVLHSRQMQEFRKMLFSKIVPNVKRLGLLSPYVRERFAELGILQFENEEPSA
- a CDS encoding Gfo/Idh/MocA family oxidoreductase — protein: MRRLAVGLIGAGKHGQRYLHHIRADVPELALAALCRRDAARGREQARALGCRFHDEWAALVADPAVEAVIAVVPPTLYPAVAAAVAVARKPLLIEKPLAPTATAAREIVRLLGAAGLPVLMAQTLRWNAVARAIRDRLPALGPLRALFINQRFEPSQLGWLDDPSAGGGGIILHTGVHSFDLVRWLTGREVARVWCRVARVDTSRTEDNFVAVLELEASDALVAVNGSRSTAGRSGLIDAAAADGQLVGDHALGFAYGVRALERTPIPLPEPVPTVREVLRAFVRLVLQGEPAPVALEDGARAVAIAEACLESAATGTVVSLAPAH
- a CDS encoding DNA mismatch repair protein MutS; protein product: MRRRGRGAGDERAREQGRRALNAPFVDLGKRLRALPRPAPPPAPRAEEPDLFAHAMEGVVPLPRGRAARVEGPAPAGAARPLVSEEAEALAALSDLTRGATRFDITDTREYVEGAIVGLDPRVLRRLRRGDFAWQEYLDLHGMTSETARLAVERFLAESVARGQRCVLIVHGRGHNSKDQTPVLKERLKSWLARGRAARIVLGFTTARPCDGGAGALYVLLRRDHRRRPIRVTEGAKV
- a CDS encoding TetR/AcrR family transcriptional regulator, which translates into the protein MKRASTVAFAGTNRFERRRERTRQELLAAATRVLAEKGLHQTKITDIAAAADVGVGTFYLHFPDKETLFDAVVEETVRRLKGTVDAAREKAREPLGKIVAANRAFFRFARDNREVFKIVFGHAAAYNDLIRRAQALFIADIEKEVREGIASGAFAPLPPALVAQAVVGMATQVISWWTEHESVPIETLIETTTTLALHGITPGAAVKGTRHG
- a CDS encoding Mrp/NBP35 family ATP-binding protein, producing MPTPQTILEVLKRVPYPGFSRDIVSFGMVKDIEVSSAGVTIHLAPTTAQQDVLERIAAAVRAAVEAMPDVTGRVEIVQAPPPAPPRARGPQPIPGVRRVLAVTSGKGGVGKSTVATNLALALATLRPAIGLMDADVYGPSVPLMLGIDEKARTGEDRRIIPVETHGLRVISMGMFVGEATPVIWRGPMITKLITEFLRNVEWGELDILVLDLPPGTGDVQLTLTQQVPITGGLIVTTPQDVALADVRRGIQMFRQVNAPVLGLIENMSFHLCPGCGERTDLFGHGGGAAMAREAGIPLLGEVPLVRAIREAGDAGLPIVAADPSHPQSRAFREIAERVLVRLAEAERVSGARSRETQ
- the lspA gene encoding signal peptidase II, which codes for MAAAAVLVADQASKLVVERAMVLHETIDLLPFLALTYVRNTGAAFGVLAAAPRGIRLPLFFVVTIAAVGALVSLVRRTPADQRGLVAAFGAVLGGALGNLVCRLRYGEVIDFLDLHWGALHWPAFNVADSAITVGVAVVLLHGRRRR
- a CDS encoding helix-turn-helix transcriptional regulator, translated to MSASPERKSSPPRDAGRIIRAWRRRIGLTQEGLAQALSVTFSTVSRWENGHVKPSKLAWKALEELASERGSPLVDDPTDGR